Genomic window (Drosophila willistoni isolate 14030-0811.24 chromosome 2L unlocalized genomic scaffold, UCI_dwil_1.1 Seg196, whole genome shotgun sequence):
TGGCTGTTGATCGTTCAATAGCCTCAAATCTATCCGATGCCCGGGATGCCTTCATCAATGCAACTATCGATGTGTTCAATGCATTTAAGATTGCCCAAAATCTACCATCTGGACAATCGGGTCAATTGATAGCACCACGAAGTTTGGCCCTAATGCCAATGTATATCTTGGCTATGCTGAAACATGTAGGTTTTCCTTTCTGCCCTATCATTATTATGTGTTtgattgttatatattttatctgTTTGCTTGCAGCCTGCTTTCCGTGTGGGCACCAGCACTCGCTTGGATGATCGTGTCTATGCCATGGATTGCATGAAAACTTTGCCCTTGGATCAGCTTATGAAATATGTCTATCCAGAGCTATACAAAATCGATGCACTCATCTATCATGCACGCAATTCTAATGTCAGCAGTAACCAGCAGGAAGACgaagatgacgacgatgagCCATTACCAGATTTGCCGCGTCTTCAATTGTCGGCAGAGCAGTAAGTTATCAATTCGAAAACCTAAAGGGGCTATTTCCCACTATATCTGTGACCTTTCTCTGACTGTCGAACTTAAAGAGCAGAAGATTTATCAATGAGAAAGTCTAAAAAGGATGCTAATCATTCTATTCTTATACAGTAtaatccggttataacgacgcTCAAGGGATCGACGATTTTCGTAGTTTGGGACCAACCACCAATcactcatcgaactttagtcgCTATAGCCGGACGGACGGTTTAAGCGgagtcgttataaccggattccACTGTACTTTCACACAATTCTTGACCTTTTAAGAACTCTCTAACATATAAAAAAGAACTAGACCAAAGATTTTTAAAGAGAATGATATTTTGTGTAGTCTCGTGCTTTGAAAAATTGGAGAGGtgtactttttattttataaatttagaAAGTTCTTGATTAGATTCATCATAATAATACGCTATAGTTTCGAAACACTTTATATTATCAATCTTAAAAGAGTGAAAAACAAACTattttgtttgatatttttgaacacaatttgttggttgttttgtACGACTTTTCTAATATTTTTGATATCAAACCTTTTCGTTTACTATtttcgaaaagaaaaaacttttgcgtTAATCAATACACATATCCAGATATACATATCCAGAGGATTGCTAATATAAAGTAGAATATTTCTTAGGCTTGTATGAATTGGATTTATACACAATCATAGTGTACCATTTCTCAATCCATTTGCCTTTCACTCAGAGGAATAAAAAGTAATTTCAATTTTGGCAGACTTACATTTTACCTTTATCTTCCGAATATAAACAACAAATCGAGAGATGTAATGAGTAAAAGTCGATACTTTGCATGCAGTTATCAATTTCTGAGagataaatgaaatgaaaaagacTTCTTCATGTTTTAATGATATGAAATTGACTTTTTGTTCCAAAATGCTGGTCATGCGTTTTTTAAGCTGAAAGGGCATAGAATATATGGAACCATTGTTAATAGCTAGAAAACATTTGAAGCTCCTGGTATATATAGCGAATAAATCGGTTCGAAATTAAGTGATAAACGTAAAAATCTTATCTTCTTACAAAAACTTTAAAGTTGATCACAAAAATTAACATGACAACATGAATGAATTCGTGTTTTGAGTTAAAGCTTTATTTTTTACGAGTGGAATTAAGCACACAACTATCTTTAGAATCTGATTGTTTGAAACAGAAACCGTCTATAGTATAATATTCCTGAAATGTATTTAGTTTTGGATTACTGGACGCTTTTTATTGAACTTTGCATAGCGaaatatatgtttatttttgtttgatgtAAACAATCGAAGCCTTCTTTAATAGTTCTCAACAAATCATTAAGTAAACATATCCGCTCCAAGTGTGAAATGTAAGTAAGAAACCGTCAACAAATCACATGGCCCAAATTTTCGATAAATTCCACCCCCCTTGGCATTTTTACAGACATTTGCCCACCTTTGAGACAATTTATAACATAATGGAAGTCCCTAATGTGCAATCAGGATCTTGCATATGAATTTCGATCAAATATTTATCTTTAGAAACGAATAACATTCCctaacttttatttatttgcagtCTGGATTCACGTTCAATATTTTTGATGGACTGCGGCAACCTAATAATGCTCTATGTGGGACTGAATGTACCCGTTGATGTCCTAGAATCTGTTTTAGGTAAGCTTTAATTAAATATGGACATTGGATTGTTGAAATTTACTTACCATAATGGTTTAATTTTTAGGCATCGGTTCAACTGCTGAATTGGCCGATTATGTCTATGGATTGCCAAGTGTTGCGACTGCCGAGAATGATGTGCTCAAGCGTTTCATTTTGCGTCTAAATTATGATAAACCCTATGGGCCGCTAGTGCAAATAATTAGGTAAGTTATTAGCGAACAATTACTTGGAATGATGACTTATTAACATTTGAttctcttttttctctctgtaGGGACACAAGCCTCGCCAAGGGTATGTTTATTGAGAGATTAACCGATGATCGCAGTGAATCTAGTTTGTCCTATTATGAATTTTTGCAACACATTCGGGCTCAGGTTAAATAGTATATAAGCAGAAAAACCAATAACTATTATTGTATAAACGATAAATGGGAATTTCTTAGAACTTGAGACaacataaacaaaagaaaacaagaaaaaaaaaaacaaatggtgACTATGCGAAAATCTGTAGAGAGAACAAAAGAGCTGGAACTACTTGatatattgaaatattataataaGTCAGAGAAGAAGAGATATATAGAAgaagaattaaaaaaacagaaaataccATGTAGTAGTACATTAAACGTTATATTATATCGATGGAATTGTGGGGATGATGAAGCTCTTGCTCtttattccttttgtatgtaataatattgtttatatatttttttttccaaaaaaaaaaagtgcatgtatttatttatttgttgatttgttgcactaaaaatattaataaaatcaattaaaaaactGTCACAATTGAGAAAATTTCTAAACGATGAAAGCAGAAAGAAAAAGTCAGAGCTAGAGTCagtagaagaagaaagaaCTGGACATTAATGTCTTgaaaatgttatttattataaagaaaaacacatacacgcctccccacacccacacccacacacacacacacacaaacacaaacacaaacacacagtgGTATGTAAATTAAATAGTCAGGTtattatacaaattatatttttattttatttttgcttgatACATTCTGTTGTTGCTTTATAGTTTTCATTTATCGCTTTCAAAtagtatttattttatacattttacatttatttagaTTTATTTCTAAGAGAAAttgtgaaaacaaaaacaaaagaatacaaaaagccagcaaattttttaagttgacaaatgaaaacaaatttctaatttgtttCTATAATTCGTAGTTAGCAAACTTATTTGAAATGGGAAATCCATCTGTGTATGAGAGGGAACATAAGTGAATgtcttttttaatatatatataaaataaaactaatcacaagacaagaaagaaaaagaaaaaaaataaaaacgaaatatGGGAAATCACTGTAGGTAATAATATGtagatgaaaacaaaaaactttaaatggaaatgaaaataaatatatacaaaaagaaaaaatatgtatacataaatcCATAATTATGTATTTGTAATTGTAcaatatactttatatatatacaaacaaacacacacacacacaaacgaaACCAATACATCAAATACCatttaaaacgaaataaacattttatggAAAACCATTCAACgtcttttcattgtttttttttatcttaacagtgaataaataatttcaaaaatttttaacatttatttatttattaacaatgttaAATATAGTATTAATACTAGGTACAGGACCTTAGACccaaacaaatttatataattttagaactaatttattttttgattcgaattttcattttattctaACATGAAGAGTTTTTAGGGTAGCTAAAGGATTTATTCAAGCCTCTTTTTGTGCCTTACAAAtatagatttttttcttttggtttttttttgttttaatttaaattataaattctGCCAGCTCTTTCGTTgaagcttcttttttttgcctctttgatgttatattttttatttatacatatatgaaaaacgaaaattcGATTATTCATTTTGAATACTTTATTCACTAAGAATTCAAATTAATTCTTAACATTTCCAATTTTTAGTTGCAACTTCAATTTTCAAGAATTGAAAGGACTTTTCAATTTGCTTtgacttaaaaaataaaacattactGACTTAATTACTTTCACCATTTAAGTTACATATTTTGGAATATTTTTAACTCTTACGCTTATATTTTTTACTTAATTACTTTATCCATTTAAGTTACATAttttggaatattttaaaCTCTTACgcttatatattttaagatttctcaaaacaaaaaatgattaaattcTGCCAGCTCTTTGGGGttttattaaacaatttcatttacagtgaaacctcgatataacgaatctgagggggatcgcaaaattattcgttatatctattgattcgctataggtactgaaatgtaaaaccttagtcctttcaagggacttaacaaaaaattcgttatattgggtttttcgttataacgaagttcgttatatcgaggtttcactgtaatcttattttttttgcctcttagatgtaatatgaaaaaaaattttttttattcatgtTGAATACTTAATAGAATTAATAGAATTCTATTAGAAAATAAGAATTCAAATTAATTCTtaacattttcaaatttaagttaGAACTTCAATTATCAAGAATTGAAAGGACTTTTCAATTTGCATtgacttaaaaaataaaacataacgaacttaattattttctcgatttaaattaaatatttttcaatattttaaactCTTACGCTTATATTTTTGAAGTTTCCAACTCGTTTTTCAACCAAAGatttctaaaaacaaaaaatttccaTAAAGTGTGAACATTTTTAAGGACTTTAATAAACTTACGGGTTAAAGTAGGGGGAACGGAGAGGATATTGACGTTTGGGGGTTTTGGATACATTGGAAACTTCgggtttcttttcttttccctCCGCGCTATGcttcattttcaaatgatTCTTTAGACAATCCTCATCAATATAGACTTGATCACAATTGGGACATTCAAAAATCTGAAAGTATTCTGATGGTTTGGCATTGCATTTTAACTCGGCCTTTACATGAGTTCCATGATAACGTTTATGATGTGAGTCAAGGGCTAAGCGAGACCGTAGATTCCGACCACAGAGGTTACAGGTAAAAACTTCACTTGAGCACTCAAAGACTGGCTCAAAGGTATGCAAGTTAAGATGCTTCTGCAGCTCGTCCATATGGTCAAAAGGTTTCGCACAGAGAAAACATGGCAAGGTCATTAAAAGGTCACTGGAGGATTCCATTTTTTTCTGAAACAGGAAAAAACAATCATAAAATTGAATAAACAAACCTCTGTTTATGTATTTCTTTAGGGCAGGCAAATTGGGATTTATGATTTCACAGTGGTTTCCATATGGTTTAAACGATCTACATGTGTTTCTTTAAGGATTTACAACATTTATTTCAAGTctcatatttcatttttgttaaaaatttctAATGTTTTcgaaaaagttttaaaaaaggATTCTGTTCGGGGAATTTCTGATCcattttgttcattttatAAAGTACTTTAACGACTAAAACATGAAAGCCTTCTGCAAACTATTTTATAGGAATCCAGTAAAAAATAAACCTACGAAtatgtattattatattaacagtgaaatttaattttaaaaaaaaagtggtgCGAAGAAAAAGTTacagaaaacccaaaaaatttacaaaaattagtataataaattattgtaaccactcaaaaaaaaaaaaagtcatttaTCTTACTTCTTTCTTTTGAGTCTTTATTGCTTAGGTTcaaaaaatttctaaaaaataataatgcttcctatataaactcaaATACAATGTCATGCAATTGAATAGGGACAAGATTTTCTTTATGAATTCCATAATTTtaccaaaaagaaacaatctacaataaaaaaaataatttttttattatcagTAGGTCATTAAGTGTAATGATTAAAATATAagacaattatttatttatagatcccatttctgtaatttttgttttgatttataCTAAGGATTACGTTTTGAACAGCACTTGATTAggcccattattattattattatataaattttatttaaatagtaTTTGGTATCACCATTCTTCGAAACATTATTATAATTGCGGTTAGCAAGGgattcattttggttttttttttatcgaatTCAAGGATATATCACTCCCTATTCAATTGCATGCCAGTGTTTTACAGCAGAGTCCTGTAGACGAACTGGAGATCTCTTAGTGCCTTTAACTCTAAATCGGTGCATGAATGTTTTACCCTAAAGCAAGGGTAGTCACGGAAATTTCACTTGGGAGCCATAGCATCAGGCTGAGCAGAGAAAAAGGTAACTTTTGCGAGTcgacacacacaaaaatttgtctcTTGAGTTTTTGAGTGCTCGAGACCGCGAACCTTTTTCCCCCCTATCCCCGTAGACAATCAAGAAATGCGTCCTTCTATCGCCAAACGATTTTTTTGTCGGGACGACGATCGCTCCATCGACccaaaaaatgttgttttatGACCCACCATAAAGCTCGAGacacaaattttttgtttgcatccTTGCCCTAAAGATTCTGCTCTGCTCAAAGTTATATCTTCCTCTACTAAAAACGTCTATACTTTCCTATTTAGCTCATAGTAAGCTATGGTTAGTATATAATGATCTATTTGTCTGTTATTTCAAATGCGTACCTATGCGATTCGTGCCACCCCTGGGTCAGTAGGATGGGAAATAGACAGCTTTCTGATTAGGTTTGCGCCTAagggtgtcgtaggggccacttagACATTATTGTTCGAAAAAAATCCATCTACATCCAGTGTAATAATataatcaataattaaaaTCTGACATTTTTCGAAAAAATAAATCTAGACTCTgtttaaaattgttgttaaaTGAAAGGGCTCAACTTTCTTCAGAAGCTTTAGATCGCCTGACCTAATCAAGTAGATTAAGAACACTCAGTATAAGTATAGGAATTTTTTAATGCTTACGTAATCTAAAATAATGAAGatacaaaaatcaaaagtaTTGAACTGCAAAATAGATTGTGCTTAAGATTACAAATCgagttcatctgaaatggtttcagatgcactaaagaaatatacaaaacgaaacaaaaacaaaacaaaattgattcaTAAAGAATCATATGTCAAATATTACTTAAAACCCAacaaacatgcatccacactctgtggaaaacatgTAAGATTATAGCAACGGCACGATATCAAGTGGCCAGctctgagcatgaaatataaacaattttcaaccctCGAAAACGttggtcattagaataagaaTTTTTGAGAACAATTGTCGTCTCATAGATTCAAAGATTTTATATACAACACTTTGGTAAATCAAATCaattcatatatttatatttatatttaacgaacgaagattgggttatttttcttctttctattAACCCTTAAGATTAAGATTGCATATAACTGATCTACACTAACATACATACTagggaaaaaaaatttccactGACCTGACAGAAAGAACTTCAAAgcgataaaaaaaattggttcTGGTTTCAAGAATCAAAACTATACCTACTATAAAATTTGCCGACGCTTAGTTCTCGAATGACATGTGTTGAATTTAAGAACAGAAATACATAAACAACTATTGTATTTTAGCATGTGTTCGAGaatttttgatattatatCCATATGCTTGAGATTTTGAATGCGACTACATGAACTTGAGTGTGGTCCTATATGGGCAAAGAAACCAATGCCCGCATGGGAAGTAAATTTGCTTGGCATGGGGTAATATTTGACCCTCATATTAGAATCGAAATGTTAAATGTCTACCCAGGGTCGGATTTAAAGGAGGATAATGGAAGTTGTTGACTTCATTTTAAGTcgatttattaatatttatattatgaTTCATAACATCTAACTACAAGGCACAAAATAATAGACAAAAAACAAGATAttgtttaaaaacttttcaaaaacgATTGCCAAATAGTATCCTGGCCCTAGATTTATCTAAATTCGGCCCTGTGTTTAAGAAACTTACACATATGGCCATTAAAATTGGTCTATGTAAGTCTATTTTTAAGTAAGTCTTAACTTATTAAAGATTCTTAATACTATCATATATGTAGACAGAGCTAGAGAATAGATCTATCTATCATATTGGTTATAAGAAAACCATTGAAACCTTATAAAAAGGTAGCATATTTTTGTTGGTTAAACCAAAATAATTTTCCATGCCTTTTGGACACGTGTTCAAGAGGGCATTTTGGGACTTTTTGAATATGTAAAACCCTCTTCATATTCTTAGATCCCTTTTAACGACGTCCATGCATGTCTGTAGAATGTCAATGGTCTTAAAATGTTTAGTCTCACAGTATGGGGTCGCGTTTcaaatttcaatgaaatttaaaacacttttgctttttgcttgTTTACTTCATTGAAGTGGTTATTGTATTCCCTTAGAGAGTCCCATTTCTTTTCACTTTCTGTCCTTACGATCGGTACGAATAAGTTTCACTTTTCGAAACTAAACATACAATgcgaaataaaacacaaataataattgaaataaaatcaCATTTATAtactcatacatatatgtactacatatgtatatatatagaaataaaacaacaacaaaaaataaagaatataattgaatagggattccgggagaaggaaaataacccaatcttcattcgttgaattcaaaatatgaactgattttatttactaaagtacggagtttatataggaaatcttaggctctaggaggtaacaattgttcttaaggagatcttattctagtacaactcacacccacgcattcgggggttgaaaaattattattattttgggcacggcgtcggccacttgacatcctgccgtcgtgatcgtttgggttagtttacaattacaagtgtttttcccacaacgcgtgtggctgatagtaattctagtcatatgctaggttagttgttttgtgccaaagtacagttgtattatattttctttagtgcatctgattgggtgaagccgcttcagatgaacccgatgtttattcttaaacattctgcaagGGGCCACCAAATGGGGCAAGTGGGATTTATTTGTATAgtatgtaattagttttttatttaagcgacctttaaattgttagaaaaccatgctttgcctccgctcgcctctcctTAAACTCGTTCGAactccgctcgcctctccgATCTGCTCCTGCGGCCACCTGTCACCATCCTTTTCGTCTCTGAAACTATGTTGTTGCTCTTCTGCTAACGTGTTGCctctttgcaaatatttcattgctcttctgctgtcctttgttggctaattgcaactgtttcattgctctgctgctgatctttgttgcctacttgcaactacatacagCGTTTGCAACGATATTAGTGTACATATACACTGCCGAAattactacagttgctccactagccaaactgcctttaagaTCGGTTAAAAACTCTCCCGCCGCTGAAgatactacagttgctccactagccaaactgcctttaaattcagacgcacgcattttttatttattaagcaataatattttgctttaattttatactctgtctcttaccactggtgggggaaaacaagagttttttattttgctacctttatctgatcttatcataagaattcagaccttaaggagctgattcattctctgagtctcttaccactggtgggggaaaactacagagttcctttttctcgaaggaccaaaatgatccatccggctcgaaggaccaaacatgatccatccggctcgaaggaccaaaatgaatagggattccgggagaaggaaaataacccaatcttcattcgttgaattcaaaatatgaactgattttatttactaaagtacggagtttatataggaaatcttaggctctaggaggtaacaattgttcttaaggagatcttattctagtacaactcacacccacgcattcgggggttgaaaaattattattattttgggcacggcgtcggccacttgacatcctgccgtcgtgatcgtttgggttagtttacaattacaagtgtttttcccacaacgcgtgtggctgatagtaattctagtcatatgctaggttagttgttttgtgccaaagtacagttgtattatattttctttagtgcatctgattgggtgaagccgcttcagatgaacccgatgtttattcttaaacaataataataaacaatatatTCGGATATTCGAGAGTCTCCCGGGAGTTACATATACACATCTATAACGAAGTAATATTCCGATGGGAATCTGAAAACAGTTGACTCAtcgtttttatatttaaatgcaACGATAATGTCTTTGCAAAATCGGCGAtatcagcaaaaaaaaaaaaagcagcagcattagcaaactttttgctttttcgaGTTGCCCGAGTTGAATGacatttctatatacatagtAAGAAATGATACTATAAGCGATAACtactacatatacatatatacatgctTACAATTTGATCACTTTGTATCAGCTAAGCTGTaatacatattaaaaaaaataaaaaaaaaaaacaaaattttaaatgtaagTAAATAACACTTAGATCTAACTTAGCGTTCCGTTTGGTTGGTGGGAGGCTTTCATCATTCCATCATTCGTTCAAtcgttttcctttttcttttcttttcgcttttgtttttggatttgttccttgtttttttgcttataaGCAGGGGTCGAACCACAGATTACTAGAAGAATAAAATAATCACATTTATATTTGCtgtttgtgtttgtatgtTCTCATTTTTGATAAGCACAGAATCTTTTTTAGAAATTCAAGACGTACGGGTTGAAAAATGGTGAACGCAGCGGATATTTTTGTTCCGGCTCCCATGTGGCGAAATTTTGCTGACGTGGCGGCTCTGGTTCTGGTGCTTCACTGGTGCTCATATATTTCTGGGCCGGCTCATTGGCTGGATTATATTGTGCTGCTGCCAGAGAGTTAAGTAAATTTGTACTCCAAATTTGTCTTCCTCCCAGCCCAGTGGAAGTTATGCTCTCTGtggaatttgttgttgtcactGAAGTTTCTGATGATGGTGACGTTTGATCAACTGGTTGTATTATTCCGTGTTTTGCTTTCAAATGTAATTGTAAAAATGTTTTACGTTTATATTGCTTCCTGCAAACATAACATTTTAAAGTTGGTTGTTGTGCCTTCCGCAGGGCCTCAGCCTCACGATGATGATTCCGACGATGATAGCCcagtttatattttgaattgaaGATTTTGCCACAATAGTCACATGAGTATAATATATTCATGTCATCTAATTGACGATTTTGTGGTGATTGCCTGAGCGATTCTGTAGCCTCAGCCAGGGCATTCTGTTGCAATATATTCGCATGTATGGACAAATGTTCTTTAAGTCTATCGAGATTATTGAATGGCTGTTTGCACAGATAGCATGGCACACAAATCATATATCCTTGAGGGGCCTCCAAATTTGAATTACTTAGGAGTTGACTTAAAAGTGGCATCGTTTCCTGAACGGGATGTGGATGTGAATGGGGAGGCATTCCCACCGGATAAGGCGGCGATTGCGGCGGAGTGGCT
Coding sequences:
- the LOC26529227 gene encoding uncharacterized zinc finger protein CG12744 isoform X2 — its product is MNYEQKKMESSSDLLMTLPCFLCAKPFDHMDELQKHLNLHTFEPVFECSSEVFTCNLCGRNLRSRLALDSHHKRYHGTHVKAELKCNAKPSEYFQIFECPNCDQVYIDEDCLKNHLKMKHSAEGKEKKPEVSNVSKTPKRQYPLRSPYFNPNLWLKNELETSKI
- the LOC26529227 gene encoding uncharacterized protein LOC26529227 isoform X1, with translation MNYEQMSHTFELPKTPASTIDGHGYDSSDDDVEITEVSANFKVANIKRANPTAIEPMQLQKMGIATPPQSPPYPVGMPPHSHPHPVQETMPLLSQLLSNSNLEAPQGYMICVPCYLCKQPFNNLDRLKEHLSIHANILQQNALAEATESLRQSPQNRQLDDMNILYSCDYCGKIFNSKYKLGYHRRNHHREAEALRKAQQPTLKCYVCRKQYKRKTFLQLHLKAKHGIIQPVDQTSPSSETSVTTTNSTESITSTGLGGRQIWSTNLLNSLAAAQYNPANEPAQKYMSTSEAPEPEPPRQQNFATWEPEQKYPLRSPFFNPNLWFDPCL